Genomic segment of Cytobacillus suaedae:
TTCTATAATACTCTTCATCTACAACTGTTTCTGCCTGTAATGAAGAAAGGGTCGTTTCATTTAGATAATTATTAACGGTAGTAACAGTTGATTTTAAGAATTCTTTTACCTGCTCAGTCTGAGTCTTAACCATTGAATTTCCCATCTAGATCTCCCCCATCACCTAATTGGTTATTTAAAACTTATCCTGATTACTGGGTTTGTACAATAAAACTTAATGGAGACTTCAATTCATAACTTCCTGATTTCATGATACTCTCAAAAATTTCTGGCAGTTTATCAAACTGGATATCTTTAAAATATTCTTCAAACTCTTTTTGAGTATTAATATAGACTCTTTTTCGATTTTGAAAACCAGGATTTTTTAATAAACATACTAATCCAACGATGTCTTTAAATTCAATATTCGTGGAACCTACTGTAAAGACTGGATCACTTTCATAGGGAGTAAACTGTGAAAAAACTTCATCAAAATAACGAATATACAATAAGTGAAATGTTCGTTCTTCCCCATTTACAGAAAACGTTACTTCTGAGCGATTAAAAAAATCTTCAGATGTATTGGATTGTGCCTTCTCTAACTCGTATCCTTTGCATTGTTTGATTAACATTCTTCCACCTCTAGTAGCCTAAGTTTATCTGATCTACTTCTATGAGAATTTTCCTCACCTAAGTCTATCTTAACATATCCATTAAATTCTTGTTATACTAATTAATGCCTTCTAATGTATCCTGAAATTTCCCAAAAAACAAATCTGCTTCATCTTGACCTGAATCTTCATCCACTTTATCAGGCAATGGAGGTAATTCTTGAATCGTTTTTAATCCAAAATACTCAAGAAATTCTTTAGTTGTACCATAAAGGATCGCTCTTCCAGTCCCTTCTGCCCGTCCAACCTCTTTTACTAACGCTTTGGCTGTTAGTGTATGTAGAGGGCGTTCTGTCTTAACTCCCCTGATTTCTTCAATTTCTGCTCTTGTAATCGGTTGACGATAGGCGATTATCGCTAACGTCTCGAGGGCTGCCTGTGAAAGTGTAGTAGAGGTAGGAGATTCTACAAGTTTTTTCAAGTAAACAGCATGCTCTTTTTTAGTTGTTAACTGAAAGGTATTAGCTACTTCTACTAAGCAAATTCCTCTCTCTGTGTTTTCATAATCAAGCTTTAATTCACTAACAATATCCTGAATAATTGACTCTTCAACGTCAATTACTGTTGCAAGTTGTTTTAGAGTAAGACCTTCATCACCTGCAGCAAACAATAAACCCTCAACGATCGCTTTCCACTGAACAACCATCAGCAATCATCTTCCTTCCTTACCTGAGATCATAATATCTGCAAAGTTATTTTCTTGTTCAATCTTTATTACATCCTTTTTCATAAGTTCAAGAATAGCCAAAAATGTTACCACTGTATGCTCTTTATCATGATAAGGGAACAGATCACTAAAGCTAATCCTACCTGAAATTGCTCTTAACTCCTCTAATATCTCATCCATTCTTCTTTCAATAGAAATATCCTGGCGGGCAATTTTAGTGTGGAGTGGTTTTTGAAGTTTCTTTCTTCGTAACAGTTTTTGATAAGCACCTAACATATCGTACAAGCTTACATCTAGAGGATGACTTTCCACTTTTACTTCGACTGTAAATTCACTTAAATCACTTGGAGCTTTAGTAAATACCTGACCTCTCTCTTCCTCTAATGCTTTAAGGTCATGGGCTGCTTCTTTATACTTACGATATTCAATTAGTCGCCTCATAAGTTCTTCTCTTGGATCTTCCTCTAATTGTAGCTCGAGTTCATCATCTATTAATTCCTCTTCGTGTTTAGGCAAAAGCATCTTGCTTTTTAACGCAAGTAGCGTAGCTGCCATTACTAAATATTCACTTGCTACATCAAGCTTTAGTTCTTTCATAGCCTGTATGTAAAACATATATTGTTCAGTAATTTTTGCTACAGGTATATCGTATATATCAATCTCTAAACGATTTATTAAGTGTAATAAAAGGTCCAAAGGCCCTTCAAAAGCATCTATTTTCACACTGTATTGCACACATAACCCCACCAAACTAATAACTCTTAATGATAAATAAAAATACACTATACTTACTAAGTATAGAACATATTAATAGCTTGTCCAATAGTATTTTTTTGGCTTTCGAAAAGGTG
This window contains:
- the scpB gene encoding SMC-Scp complex subunit ScpB, whose product is MMVVQWKAIVEGLLFAAGDEGLTLKQLATVIDVEESIIQDIVSELKLDYENTERGICLVEVANTFQLTTKKEHAVYLKKLVESPTSTTLSQAALETLAIIAYRQPITRAEIEEIRGVKTERPLHTLTAKALVKEVGRAEGTGRAILYGTTKEFLEYFGLKTIQELPPLPDKVDEDSGQDEADLFFGKFQDTLEGIN
- a CDS encoding segregation/condensation protein A, translating into MQYSVKIDAFEGPLDLLLHLINRLEIDIYDIPVAKITEQYMFYIQAMKELKLDVASEYLVMAATLLALKSKMLLPKHEEELIDDELELQLEEDPREELMRRLIEYRKYKEAAHDLKALEEERGQVFTKAPSDLSEFTVEVKVESHPLDVSLYDMLGAYQKLLRRKKLQKPLHTKIARQDISIERRMDEILEELRAISGRISFSDLFPYHDKEHTVVTFLAILELMKKDVIKIEQENNFADIMISGKEGR